The following proteins come from a genomic window of Ferrovibrio sp. MS7:
- a CDS encoding CaiB/BaiF CoA transferase family protein, with protein sequence MVVALEQAVAAPLCTMRLAEAGARVIKIERPEGDFARGYDHVVHGESSYFVWLNRAKESLVLDLRQADDIALLGRLVEKADIFVQNLAPGAAGRLGFGSAELRAKYPRLITCDISGYGEDGPYRDMKAYDLLIQGESGLAMITGAPEAPGRVGVSVADIACGMNAHAGILQALLLRGRTGQGSGLQVSLFDSLADWMTVPLMHTVYGGKSPRRVGLAHPSIAPYGAFATRDGRQVILSIQNDREWASLCRGPLNDAALIEDPRFRSNADRVANRPACDGLVAAALGALSHAEAVAALDKAKVAYGNLNTPEDLARHPQLRRIAADTPTGPVDLVAGPVRWVDLAETAGPVPSIGQHTAAIRKEFMPEN encoded by the coding sequence TTGGTCGTCGCGCTGGAACAGGCAGTCGCGGCGCCGCTCTGCACCATGCGGCTGGCGGAAGCCGGCGCGCGCGTCATCAAGATCGAGCGGCCGGAAGGCGATTTCGCGCGCGGCTATGATCATGTCGTGCATGGCGAAAGTTCGTATTTCGTCTGGCTCAATAGGGCTAAGGAAAGCCTGGTGCTGGATCTGCGCCAGGCGGATGACATTGCCCTGCTCGGCCGGCTGGTCGAGAAGGCCGATATCTTCGTGCAGAATCTGGCGCCGGGTGCCGCGGGCCGGCTCGGCTTCGGCTCGGCTGAATTGCGCGCGAAATATCCGCGCCTGATCACCTGTGACATTTCCGGCTATGGCGAGGATGGGCCCTACCGCGACATGAAGGCCTATGACCTGCTGATCCAAGGCGAGTCTGGCCTGGCGATGATCACCGGCGCCCCGGAAGCGCCGGGCCGCGTCGGGGTTTCGGTGGCAGATATTGCCTGCGGCATGAATGCGCATGCCGGCATCCTGCAGGCCCTGCTGCTGCGTGGCCGGACAGGGCAGGGCAGCGGCCTGCAGGTGTCGCTGTTCGACAGCCTGGCCGACTGGATGACGGTGCCGCTGATGCATACGGTCTATGGCGGCAAGAGCCCGCGCCGCGTCGGCCTGGCGCATCCCTCCATCGCTCCCTATGGCGCCTTCGCCACCCGGGATGGCCGCCAGGTGATCCTGTCGATCCAGAATGATCGCGAATGGGCCTCGCTCTGCCGTGGGCCGCTGAACGATGCCGCGCTGATCGAGGATCCGCGTTTCCGCAGCAATGCCGACCGCGTCGCCAACCGTCCGGCCTGCGATGGCCTAGTGGCGGCGGCCCTTGGCGCTTTAAGCCATGCCGAGGCGGTGGCGGCATTGGACAAGGCCAAGGTCGCCTATGGCAACCTCAACACGCCAGAGGATCTGGCCCGGCATCCACAGCTTCGCCGCATTGCAGCCGATACCCCGACCGGGCCTGTCGACCTGGTGGCGGGTCCGGTGCGCTGGGTTGATTTAGCAGAAACAGCGGGTCCGGTGCCGTCCATCGGCCAGCATACGGCGGCGATCAGAAAGGAATTTATGCCGGAAAACTGA
- a CDS encoding O-acetylhomoserine aminocarboxypropyltransferase/cysteine synthase family protein codes for MPFTHPETIALHAGYRADPTTGAVAVPIYQTTSYQFRDAEHAANLFALKEFGNIYTRIMNPTTDVLEQRIAALEGGAAALAVASGQAASALALQNLAVAGDNIVSSTDLYGGTWNLFANTLKQQGIEVRFVDPVDPENFRRATDARTRAYYAETLPNPKLQVFPIAEVAAIGRPLGIPLIVDNTAAPIIAKPLQHGAAVVVYSTTKYIGGHGTSIGGLIVDGGNFDWAAVPQRQPLLNKPDPSYHGAVWTESVKPIGPVAYIIKARVTLLRDLGPALSPFNAFQTIQGLETLPLRIREHNRNAAAVADFLAKHPQVASVIYPGLQQGESRRRADAYLKGGYGGLLGFELKGGLEAGRKFIDGLKLFYHVANIGDARSLAIHPASTTHSQLSGDEQLAAGVSPGYVRLSVGIEHIDDILADLTAALGSL; via the coding sequence GTGCCGTTCACCCATCCTGAGACCATCGCACTGCATGCGGGCTACCGCGCCGACCCGACCACCGGCGCCGTGGCGGTGCCGATCTACCAGACCACGTCGTATCAGTTCCGCGATGCAGAGCATGCCGCGAACCTCTTCGCGCTGAAGGAATTCGGCAACATCTATACCCGCATCATGAACCCGACCACCGATGTGCTGGAGCAGCGCATCGCGGCACTGGAAGGTGGTGCCGCCGCGCTGGCGGTGGCCTCGGGCCAGGCGGCCTCGGCGCTGGCGCTGCAGAATCTGGCCGTGGCGGGCGACAATATCGTCAGCTCCACCGATCTCTATGGCGGCACCTGGAACCTTTTCGCCAATACCCTGAAGCAGCAGGGCATCGAAGTGCGCTTCGTCGATCCGGTCGATCCGGAGAATTTTCGCCGCGCCACCGATGCCCGCACCCGCGCCTATTACGCCGAGACGCTGCCGAACCCGAAGCTGCAGGTGTTCCCGATTGCCGAAGTCGCCGCCATCGGCCGTCCGCTCGGCATTCCGCTGATCGTCGACAACACCGCCGCGCCGATCATCGCCAAGCCGTTGCAGCATGGCGCCGCCGTGGTGGTGTATTCCACCACCAAGTATATCGGCGGCCATGGTACCTCCATCGGCGGCCTGATCGTCGATGGCGGCAATTTCGACTGGGCGGCGGTACCGCAGCGACAGCCTTTGCTGAACAAGCCTGATCCGAGCTACCACGGCGCGGTATGGACCGAGTCGGTGAAGCCGATCGGCCCGGTGGCCTATATCATCAAGGCGCGCGTCACGCTGCTGCGCGATCTCGGCCCGGCGCTGAGTCCGTTCAACGCTTTCCAGACCATTCAGGGCCTGGAAACCCTGCCGCTGCGCATCCGTGAGCATAACCGCAACGCCGCTGCCGTTGCCGATTTCCTGGCCAAGCATCCGCAGGTCGCCAGCGTGATCTATCCCGGCCTGCAGCAGGGCGAGAGCCGGCGTCGCGCCGATGCCTATCTCAAGGGCGGCTATGGCGGCCTGCTCGGCTTCGAGCTGAAGGGCGGCCTGGAAGCTGGCCGCAAGTTCATCGATGGCCTGAAGCTGTTCTATCACGTCGCCAATATCGGCGATGCGCGCAGCCTGGCAATTCATCCGGCCAGCACCACCCATAGCCAGTTGAGCGGCGACGAACAGCTCGCCGCCGGCGTTTCGCCCGGCTATGTGCGGCTGTCGGTCGGCATCGAGCATATCGACGACATTCTCGCCGATCTCACGGCGGCACTCGGGAGCCTCTGA
- a CDS encoding sulfate/molybdate ABC transporter ATP-binding protein, with the protein MAIGIHGITKSFGATPVLRGIDLDIKDGELIALLGASGSGKTTLLRILAGLEWPDAGNVDVDGADWLSLTAQQRHVGFVFQNYALFQHMRVRDNIAFGLDVLPRGERPGKDEIKARVEELLGLVQIGALGDRFPAQLSGGQRQRVALARALAIRPKMLLLDEPFGALDAKVRKDLRRWLRELHDQLGMTTIFVTHDQEEAFELADRIVLMGEGRIEQVGTPDEIYEQPASPFVARFLGGVNEIAAEINDGRVVVAGAETASLDRIAAGDGAIQLFVRLQEIDLEPASDAPARIQAVTSSGPVLRYDVALPGAAKHLEVELPREQARRRNLRQGDAVRVHIREGRVFSPALHPANQSAAYAAQRGAAGE; encoded by the coding sequence ATGGCTATCGGCATTCACGGCATCACCAAGAGCTTCGGCGCCACGCCGGTGCTGCGCGGCATCGATCTCGACATCAAGGATGGCGAATTGATCGCGCTGCTCGGTGCCTCGGGTTCGGGCAAAACCACCCTGCTGCGTATCCTGGCCGGCCTGGAATGGCCTGATGCTGGCAACGTGGATGTGGATGGTGCCGACTGGCTGTCGCTGACCGCGCAGCAGCGCCATGTCGGTTTCGTGTTTCAGAACTACGCGTTGTTCCAGCATATGCGGGTGCGTGACAATATCGCCTTCGGCCTCGATGTGCTGCCGCGTGGCGAACGCCCAGGCAAGGACGAGATCAAGGCCCGGGTCGAGGAATTGCTCGGCCTGGTGCAGATCGGGGCGCTCGGCGACCGTTTCCCGGCGCAGCTTTCCGGCGGCCAGCGTCAGCGCGTGGCGCTTGCCCGCGCGCTCGCCATCCGGCCGAAGATGCTGCTGCTGGACGAGCCGTTCGGCGCGCTGGATGCCAAGGTGCGCAAGGACCTGCGGCGCTGGCTGCGCGAACTGCATGACCAGCTCGGCATGACCACCATCTTCGTCACCCATGACCAGGAAGAAGCCTTCGAACTGGCCGACCGTATCGTGCTGATGGGCGAAGGCCGCATCGAGCAGGTCGGCACCCCGGATGAAATCTACGAGCAGCCGGCCAGCCCCTTCGTTGCCCGCTTCCTCGGCGGCGTCAACGAGATCGCCGCCGAGATCAATGATGGCCGTGTTGTCGTTGCCGGTGCCGAGACCGCTTCGCTCGACCGTATCGCCGCCGGCGATGGTGCCATCCAGCTTTTCGTTCGCCTGCAGGAGATCGACCTTGAGCCCGCCAGCGATGCGCCGGCGCGTATCCAGGCCGTCACCTCCAGCGGCCCGGTGCTGCGTTATGACGTGGCCCTGCCGGGTGCGGCGAAGCATCTGGAAGTCGAATTGCCGCGCGAACAGGCGCGGCGGCGCAATCTGCGCCAGGGCGATGCGGTGCGGGTGCATATCCGCGAAGGCCGCGTCTTTTCGCCCGCCCTGCATCCCGCCAATCAGTCCGCCGCCTATGCCGCTCAGCGCGGCGCGGCGGGCGAGTAA
- the ccoS gene encoding cbb3-type cytochrome oxidase assembly protein CcoS: MTILLLLIPAALALGGLGMWCFLWALNNGQFDDLDTAGSRILFDDADADLRKKE; the protein is encoded by the coding sequence ATGACCATCCTGCTGTTGCTGATACCGGCTGCCCTGGCGCTTGGTGGCCTTGGCATGTGGTGTTTTCTCTGGGCCCTGAATAACGGGCAATTCGACGATCTCGATACCGCCGGATCGCGCATCCTGTTCGATGATGCCGATGCCGACTTGCGCAAGAAGGAGTGA
- a CDS encoding LysR family transcriptional regulator produces MELRDLEHFRLVLQTGNISKAALQLGLAQPALSRQLKQLEEELGVALLTRHSWGVQPTAAGSLLAEQAERVLAEARRTRELVQGLQAEPSGALTLAAPTSFSAVLFPEIAQAMRQRYPKVRLHLREGFSAVIHDWALSGQTDLAVLYETRAMGPLATEPLLQDSVVVLGPAGHFAKRASLKPAALAALPLILPARPHRLRLLVDEICAGQPRNTKQHGRMNLIYEVDALPVLIDMVRRRLGFTVLPYSSVHALLRAGDLSFATLQSASTLRRLCLARPAERAPAPALLALRHTIIDLVRSGAAELRWTPLI; encoded by the coding sequence ATGGAATTGCGCGACCTGGAGCATTTCCGCCTTGTGCTGCAGACCGGCAATATCTCGAAAGCCGCCTTGCAGCTCGGCCTGGCGCAGCCGGCCCTGTCGCGACAACTGAAGCAGTTGGAAGAGGAATTGGGCGTTGCGCTGCTTACCCGCCATAGCTGGGGCGTGCAGCCGACCGCCGCCGGGAGCCTGCTGGCCGAACAGGCAGAGCGCGTGCTGGCGGAAGCGCGGCGTACCCGCGAACTGGTGCAGGGCTTGCAGGCCGAGCCCTCCGGTGCCCTGACCCTGGCGGCGCCAACCTCGTTCAGCGCCGTGCTGTTTCCCGAGATTGCCCAGGCGATGCGCCAGCGCTATCCAAAAGTGCGGCTGCATCTGCGCGAAGGCTTCAGCGCCGTGATCCATGACTGGGCTTTAAGCGGCCAGACTGATCTGGCGGTGCTGTATGAGACCCGCGCCATGGGGCCGCTGGCCACCGAACCGCTGTTGCAGGACAGCGTGGTGGTGCTCGGCCCGGCGGGGCATTTCGCCAAACGCGCCAGCTTGAAGCCGGCAGCACTCGCTGCCCTGCCGCTGATCCTGCCGGCACGGCCGCATCGTCTGCGGCTGCTGGTGGATGAAATCTGCGCCGGCCAGCCCAGGAACACGAAGCAGCATGGCCGCATGAATTTGATTTACGAAGTCGATGCCCTGCCGGTGCTGATCGACATGGTGCGGCGCCGTCTCGGCTTCACCGTGCTGCCCTATTCCAGCGTGCATGCCCTGTTGCGTGCCGGCGATCTGAGCTTTGCCACGCTGCAATCCGCCAGCACGTTGCGCCGGCTCTGCCTGGCACGCCCCGCCGAGCGCGCTCCAGCGCCGGCCTTACTGGCTTTGCGCCATACCATTATCGATCTGGTACGGAGCGGCGCCGCAGAACTGCGCTGGACGCCGCTGATCTGA
- a CDS encoding acyl-CoA dehydrogenase family protein, whose protein sequence is MAEQHADIREAVRRLCANFPGAYWRKLDAERAYPTEFVRALTEAGFLSILIPESYGGSGLGVQAACAVLEEIHRSGCNGGACHAQMYTMGTLLRHGTEAQKRAYLPGIADGSLRLQAFGVTEPTSGTDTTRIRTFAERSGDKYIVNGQKVWISRAEHSDLMVLLVRTTPRDQVSKPSDGMSVLLVDLRQARGNGLTIRPIRTMINHATTELFFENLEVPAENLIGQEGKGFKYILDGMNAERILIAAECLGDARFFIDRASAYAKEREVFGAPIGRNQAVQFAIARAQVQTEGAMLFIERAARLFDNGAPCGTEANMAKLVASEASWFAGDHCLQIHGGFGFAEEYDIERKWRETRLYQVAPISTNLILSHVATHVLGLPKSF, encoded by the coding sequence ATGGCCGAACAGCATGCCGATATCCGCGAGGCGGTGCGCCGCCTCTGCGCCAATTTCCCCGGCGCCTATTGGCGCAAGCTGGATGCCGAACGTGCCTATCCTACCGAGTTCGTACGCGCACTTACCGAGGCCGGCTTTCTCTCGATCCTGATTCCGGAAAGCTATGGCGGCTCCGGCCTCGGCGTGCAGGCGGCCTGCGCCGTGCTGGAGGAAATCCACCGCTCCGGCTGCAATGGCGGCGCCTGCCATGCCCAGATGTACACCATGGGCACTTTGCTGCGGCATGGCACGGAGGCGCAGAAGCGCGCCTATCTGCCCGGCATCGCCGATGGCAGTTTGCGGCTGCAGGCTTTCGGCGTCACCGAGCCGACCAGCGGCACCGATACCACCCGCATCCGCACTTTCGCCGAGCGGAGCGGCGATAAGTATATCGTCAATGGCCAGAAGGTGTGGATCTCGCGGGCCGAGCATTCCGACCTGATGGTGCTGCTGGTGCGCACCACGCCGCGCGACCAGGTGTCGAAGCCGTCCGATGGCATGAGCGTGCTGCTGGTGGATCTGCGCCAGGCGCGCGGCAACGGCCTCACCATCCGGCCGATCCGCACCATGATCAACCACGCCACCACCGAGTTGTTCTTCGAGAATCTGGAAGTGCCGGCGGAAAACCTGATCGGCCAGGAAGGCAAGGGCTTCAAGTATATTCTCGATGGCATGAATGCCGAGCGCATCCTGATCGCCGCCGAATGCCTGGGCGATGCCCGCTTCTTCATTGATCGCGCCTCGGCCTATGCCAAGGAGCGCGAAGTGTTCGGTGCACCGATCGGGCGCAATCAGGCGGTACAGTTCGCCATCGCCCGCGCCCAGGTGCAGACCGAGGGCGCGATGCTGTTCATCGAGCGCGCGGCGCGCCTGTTCGATAACGGCGCGCCCTGCGGCACGGAAGCCAACATGGCCAAGCTGGTGGCTTCCGAGGCCTCCTGGTTCGCCGGCGACCATTGCCTGCAGATCCATGGCGGCTTCGGTTTCGCCGAGGAATACGATATCGAGCGCAAATGGCGCGAGACGCGGCTCTATCAGGTGGCGCCGATTTCCACCAACCTGATCCTCTCGCATGTCGCGACCCATGTGCTTGGCCTGCCCAAGAGTTTCTGA
- a CDS encoding heavy metal translocating P-type ATPase, with product MTTAPLILPRVANGAAVQAEAKAATLCAHCGAPSQGAAYCCTGCAGAHALIKGLGLEQYYKLRDKILPTGAAPVEAADEAVTDWREFAETFAEGRQRLTVLVGAMHCAACLWLIEQALRAQPGVTAARLSGATKRLVIEWQGAPEAASQLVAVVTRLGYRCLPVTAEAIEQQGLAVERELLRAMGVAGFAAANIMLLSVSVWSGHGGEMTPGTRDLFHAVSALIAIPAIAYAGRPFFRSAVQTLRQGRSNMDVPISIGVILAVLVSVAEFLRSGPHAYFDAAITLLFFLLVGRYLDTRARGFAHRTAERLLAWTSRPVAVQTPEGIAHRPAQRVALGETVLVAAGERIGVDGVVLQGQSAVDASLLTGESLPQPVGPGAQVHAGAVNIDAPLSLRVTAVGSATLVGEMTRLMEAAEQGRSRFVRLAESVARWYAPVVHVTALLSFLGWLLIGDADWRSALLIAAAVLIITCPCALALAVPVVQVVASSRLMRHGILMKSATALERAAAIDMVVFDKTGTLTLGRPRLVAPDAAGEKLLPLAAALAARSRHPLCRALLAACPDALPRTDAMELPGQGMQAGAYRLGHARFIGARAEAQDGCSELWFSGPDIAPYRFAFRDDLRSDAAEVIARLKDAGIEPVILSGDHANAVARVADVLGITRWQAGIDPRGKADAVAGFKAAGRHVLMVGDGLNDAVALAVADASLSPSSGLDIAQNAADAVFQGERLGAVLEFLEVARRNRQLSLQNLGLALGYNMFAVPLAIAGLVTPLIAAIAMSSSSLIVVLNALRLDFGKRKEAAP from the coding sequence TGATCAAGGGCCTGGGGCTGGAGCAATATTACAAGCTGCGCGACAAGATCTTGCCGACAGGCGCGGCGCCGGTGGAAGCGGCGGACGAGGCAGTCACCGACTGGCGCGAATTCGCCGAGACATTTGCCGAGGGCCGCCAGCGTCTGACGGTGCTGGTCGGCGCGATGCATTGCGCCGCCTGCCTGTGGCTGATCGAGCAGGCCCTGCGCGCCCAACCCGGCGTTACGGCGGCGCGGCTCTCGGGCGCCACCAAGCGGCTGGTGATCGAATGGCAAGGGGCGCCTGAGGCGGCGAGCCAGCTTGTCGCGGTGGTGACCCGGCTCGGTTACCGCTGCCTGCCGGTGACTGCCGAAGCCATCGAACAGCAGGGCCTGGCTGTCGAGCGCGAATTGCTGCGTGCCATGGGTGTGGCCGGCTTTGCTGCTGCCAATATCATGCTGCTATCGGTTTCGGTCTGGTCCGGCCATGGCGGCGAGATGACACCCGGCACCCGCGATCTGTTCCACGCCGTCTCGGCGTTGATCGCCATTCCCGCCATCGCCTATGCCGGCCGGCCTTTCTTCCGCTCGGCGGTGCAGACATTGCGTCAGGGCCGCAGCAACATGGATGTGCCGATCTCGATCGGTGTCATTCTGGCGGTGCTGGTCAGCGTGGCGGAATTCCTCCGCTCCGGCCCGCATGCTTATTTCGATGCGGCGATCACGCTGCTGTTCTTCCTGCTGGTCGGCCGCTACCTCGATACCCGCGCGCGTGGCTTCGCACATCGCACGGCGGAGCGGCTGCTGGCTTGGACCAGCCGCCCGGTGGCGGTGCAGACCCCCGAGGGTATTGCACATCGCCCGGCGCAGCGCGTGGCGCTCGGCGAAACCGTGCTGGTGGCGGCGGGCGAGCGGATCGGCGTCGATGGTGTGGTGCTGCAGGGCCAGTCGGCAGTCGATGCCAGCCTGCTCACCGGCGAAAGCCTGCCGCAGCCGGTCGGTCCCGGGGCACAGGTGCATGCCGGGGCGGTGAATATCGATGCGCCACTGAGCCTGCGCGTTACCGCCGTTGGCAGTGCCACGCTGGTCGGCGAGATGACGCGGCTGATGGAAGCCGCCGAACAGGGCCGCAGCCGCTTCGTGCGCCTGGCCGAGTCTGTCGCGCGCTGGTATGCGCCGGTGGTGCATGTCACAGCGTTGCTCAGCTTTCTTGGCTGGCTGCTGATCGGCGATGCCGATTGGCGCAGCGCCTTGCTGATAGCCGCTGCCGTGCTGATCATAACCTGCCCCTGTGCATTGGCGCTGGCGGTGCCGGTGGTGCAGGTGGTGGCCAGCAGCCGGCTGATGCGTCACGGCATCCTGATGAAGTCCGCCACCGCGCTGGAGCGTGCTGCTGCCATTGACATGGTGGTGTTCGACAAGACCGGCACGCTGACGCTTGGCCGTCCGCGTCTGGTAGCGCCCGATGCGGCCGGAGAAAAGCTGTTGCCATTGGCAGCGGCATTGGCGGCACGCAGCCGGCATCCGCTGTGCCGTGCCCTGCTGGCAGCCTGCCCGGATGCGCTACCGCGCACGGACGCGATGGAATTGCCGGGGCAGGGCATGCAGGCCGGCGCGTATCGCCTGGGCCATGCCCGTTTCATCGGCGCCAGGGCTGAGGCGCAGGATGGCTGCAGCGAATTGTGGTTCAGCGGCCCGGATATCGCGCCTTATCGTTTTGCTTTCCGTGACGATCTGCGCAGCGATGCCGCTGAGGTCATTGCAAGGCTTAAAGATGCCGGCATCGAGCCAGTGATCCTTTCCGGCGATCATGCCAATGCCGTCGCCCGAGTTGCCGATGTGCTCGGCATCACGCGTTGGCAGGCCGGGATCGATCCGCGCGGCAAGGCCGATGCGGTTGCCGGTTTCAAGGCCGCGGGCCGTCATGTGCTGATGGTCGGCGATGGCCTAAACGACGCCGTGGCCCTGGCCGTGGCGGATGCGTCGCTGTCGCCGTCTTCGGGTCTCGATATCGCACAGAATGCCGCCGATGCCGTGTTCCAGGGCGAGCGGCTGGGCGCGGTGCTGGAATTCCTCGAGGTCGCGCGGCGCAACCGCCAGCTCAGCCTGCAGAATCTGGGCCTGGCGCTCGGCTACAATATGTTTGCCGTGCCGCTCGCCATCGCTGGTCTGGTGACACCGCTGATCGCTGCCATCGCGATGTCCAGTTCCTCGCTGATCGTGGTGCTGAATGCATTGCGGCTCGATTTTGGCAAGCGCAAGGAGGCGGCGCCATGA